A section of the Campylobacter porcelli genome encodes:
- the serS gene encoding serine--tRNA ligase: protein MINLRLIETNYDEFNAKLKAKKVGDGVLANLLEAYNLLKAKKLELENLQAIQNSKSKELGIKSRNKEDISELKMKLEANKKDLQALSGVVNELELNLEKIAKSVPNIIDDDVPLGNDEDDNICILNVLSPREFDFTPKEHHELGEALGWLDFATGAKISGSRFTILRGDGARLSRALVNFMIDFNTSRGFELVNVPFLVSSNTLYGTGQLPKFAEDLYKVDGEDLYLIPTSEVPVTNIYNDEIIPADKLPIKMTCYSSCFRQEAGSAGRDTRGMIRQHQFEKVELVAITKADKSDEMLSEMVSCASDMLTALGLPHRHMMLCSGDLGFSAAKTIDLEVWLPGQGKYREISSISNTRDFQARRAKIRYKDDKKNLLAHTLNGSSLAVGRTLIAIMENYQNSDGSITIPEVLKKYF from the coding sequence ATGATAAATTTAAGATTGATAGAGACAAATTATGATGAATTTAATGCCAAATTAAAGGCTAAAAAGGTTGGTGATGGAGTGCTTGCTAATCTTTTAGAAGCTTATAATTTACTTAAGGCTAAAAAGCTTGAACTAGAAAATCTTCAAGCCATACAAAACTCAAAAAGCAAAGAATTAGGCATAAAATCTAGAAATAAAGAGGATATAAGTGAGCTAAAAATGAAGCTTGAAGCTAATAAAAAAGATCTTCAAGCACTATCTGGCGTGGTAAATGAGCTAGAGTTAAATTTAGAAAAAATAGCCAAAAGCGTGCCAAATATCATAGATGATGATGTTCCGCTAGGCAATGATGAAGATGATAATATCTGTATTTTAAATGTTTTAAGCCCAAGGGAATTTGACTTTACCCCAAAAGAGCACCACGAGCTGGGCGAAGCACTTGGGTGGCTGGACTTTGCTACTGGGGCTAAGATATCAGGAAGTAGATTTACAATTCTTAGAGGCGATGGGGCAAGACTCTCAAGAGCACTTGTAAATTTTATGATTGATTTTAATACAAGCCGTGGGTTTGAGCTTGTTAATGTGCCGTTTTTGGTGAGTTCCAACACACTTTATGGCACAGGTCAGCTACCTAAATTTGCTGAGGATTTATATAAAGTAGATGGAGAAGATCTATATCTCATCCCTACAAGCGAAGTGCCTGTAACAAATATATATAATGATGAGATTATACCAGCTGATAAACTACCTATTAAAATGACTTGCTACTCATCTTGCTTTAGACAAGAAGCTGGGAGTGCTGGTCGTGATACTAGGGGTATGATTAGGCAACATCAATTTGAAAAAGTAGAGCTAGTAGCCATCACTAAAGCTGATAAAAGCGATGAAATGCTAAGTGAGATGGTAAGCTGTGCTAGTGATATGCTAACTGCTCTTGGCTTACCGCACCGCCATATGATGCTATGTAGTGGGGATCTGGGCTTTAGTGCTGCTAAGACAATTGATTTAGAAGTGTGGCTACCAGGTCAAGGCAAATATAGGGAGATTAGCTCAATCTCAAATACTCGTGATTTTCAAGCTAGACGCGCTAAAATCAGATATAAAGATGATAAGAAAAATCTTTTAGCCCATACGCTAAATGGCTCTAGCCTTGCAGTTGGTAGAACGCTAATTGCCATAATGGAAAATTATCAAAATAGCGATGGCTCAATAACTATTCCAGAAGTTTTGAAAAAGTATTTCTAA
- the trpS gene encoding tryptophan--tRNA ligase produces MRTLTGLQPSGKLHLGNYFASIKPMIDRQNSSNDEMFIFIANYHAMTSLNDAKSLKANTIEAAAAFLSLGIDSNRSTFWVQSDVKDVLELYWILSQLTPMGLVERAHAYKDKVAKGLEANHGLFSYPILMAADILLFNADKIPVGKDQIQHVEIARDLALKFNNTYKEIFTLPKADIAQDLATIPGTDGAKMSKSYKNTIDIFSDAKTLKKQCNSVVTNSTPLEEPKDWQSCNIYAIARLFLNEKELGNLQDRYAKGGEGYGHFKAYLNELVWNYFAPARDKFDYYMNNQNEIIEILNEGGKKAQKISNETMEKVRDFVGIY; encoded by the coding sequence TTGAGAACTCTAACAGGACTTCAACCATCTGGCAAACTCCACTTAGGCAACTACTTTGCTAGTATCAAGCCGATGATAGATAGGCAAAATAGTAGCAATGATGAGATGTTTATATTCATAGCTAATTACCACGCTATGACCTCTTTAAATGATGCTAAATCGCTCAAAGCCAACACTATAGAGGCTGCTGCTGCATTCTTATCACTTGGGATAGACTCTAATCGCTCTACATTTTGGGTTCAAAGCGATGTTAAAGATGTCTTAGAGCTATATTGGATACTATCTCAGCTTACACCAATGGGGCTAGTAGAGAGAGCTCACGCTTATAAAGATAAGGTCGCTAAGGGCTTAGAGGCTAATCATGGATTATTTAGCTACCCTATTTTGATGGCGGCTGATATTTTGCTTTTTAATGCTGATAAAATCCCTGTAGGAAAGGATCAAATCCAGCATGTAGAGATAGCACGAGATTTAGCACTTAAATTTAATAACACCTATAAAGAGATATTTACCCTACCTAAGGCTGATATAGCTCAAGATCTAGCCACCATACCAGGGACTGATGGGGCTAAAATGAGTAAGAGCTATAAAAATACAATTGATATATTTAGCGATGCTAAGACGCTTAAAAAGCAGTGTAATTCGGTTGTAACTAATAGCACTCCCCTTGAAGAGCCAAAAGATTGGCAAAGTTGTAATATTTATGCGATTGCTAGGCTATTTTTAAATGAAAAAGAGCTAGGAAATTTACAAGATAGATATGCTAAAGGTGGCGAAGGATATGGGCATTTTAAGGCGTATTTAAATGAGCTTGTGTGGAATTATTTCGCACCTGCTAGGGATAAATTTGATTACTATATGAATAACCAAAATGAGATTATAGAGATACTAAATGAAGGTGGCAAAAAGGCTCAAAAAATATCAAATGAAACAATGGAAAAAGTAAGAGATTTTGTAGGAATTTATTAA
- a CDS encoding shikimate kinase, which yields MRQTYKNIILIGFMGVGKGSVARVLARKLRVFAIDGDDLIESFANKKIRKIFEDDGEAEFRKIEKSLAKFLEKSVNGSVISTGGGFYKVKNLNKIGTVIYLKSSFDKIMERIANSPNADKKLAKRPLLSDLSKAKALHKERDEAYAKKADLIINVENKTPEQIATKIIKLLNKKYLKG from the coding sequence ATGAGACAGACTTATAAAAATATAATTTTAATAGGATTCATGGGCGTTGGCAAGGGTAGCGTAGCTAGGGTTTTAGCTCGTAAGTTAAGAGTTTTTGCTATTGATGGAGATGATTTGATAGAGAGCTTTGCTAATAAAAAGATTAGAAAAATCTTTGAAGATGATGGCGAGGCTGAGTTTAGAAAGATAGAAAAGAGCCTAGCTAAATTCTTAGAAAAATCTGTAAATGGCTCTGTTATATCCACTGGTGGCGGATTTTATAAGGTTAAAAATTTAAACAAAATTGGCACCGTAATCTACCTAAAATCAAGCTTTGATAAAATAATGGAGCGTATCGCAAATTCCCCAAATGCGGATAAAAAACTAGCCAAAAGACCGCTTTTAAGCGATTTATCTAAGGCTAAAGCCTTACACAAAGAGCGTGATGAGGCTTATGCTAAAAAGGCTGATTTAATCATAAATGTAGAGAATAAAACTCCAGAACAAATAGCTACAAAAATCATAAAATTACTAAATAAAAAGTATCTAAAAGGATAA
- the der gene encoding ribosome biogenesis GTPase Der — translation MKEIILVGRPNVGKSSLFNRLARQRIAITSEVSGTTRDTNKTEIQIDDKSCILIDSGGIDESNELFINVKNNTLNAAKYADIIIFMVDGKMLPDDVDKKLFYSLLKLNKPIALVVNKVDSKKDEERSWEFNEFGASVVFNLSVSHATGVDELCEWIYKQLPKSNLKADADEFDEFLEDFNDNGELDLDNKAIDYENKNIKVGIVGRVNVGKSSLLNALVNDNRSVVSSIAGTTIDPVNESFVYDGRVFEFVDTAGIRKRGKIEGIEKYALNRTQKILEVADIALLVLDASEPFTELDERIAGLVGKFELGVIIVLNKWDKEHDEFDKVAFEIRDRFKFLAYAPIISVSALGKKRIHKLYPLIKEIYQNYTQRIKTSELNALIEEAVKTHPIPRDHGKIVKIFYAAQFGFAPPKIALVMNKPRSLHFSYKRYLLNKLRERFSLNGTPVVLIPKNKGKNETDL, via the coding sequence ATGAAAGAAATAATACTAGTAGGCCGTCCAAATGTCGGTAAAAGCTCACTTTTTAACCGCTTAGCTAGACAAAGAATTGCTATAACTAGCGAAGTTAGTGGCACTACAAGAGATACAAATAAGACTGAAATTCAAATCGATGATAAAAGCTGTATATTAATAGATAGTGGCGGAATAGATGAGAGTAATGAGCTATTTATAAATGTCAAAAATAACACATTAAACGCTGCAAAATATGCTGATATTATAATCTTTATGGTAGATGGAAAGATGCTTCCTGATGATGTAGATAAAAAGCTATTTTACTCTTTATTAAAATTAAATAAGCCAATTGCACTAGTTGTAAATAAAGTCGATAGCAAAAAAGATGAAGAGCGTAGCTGGGAGTTTAATGAATTTGGCGCTAGTGTGGTTTTTAATCTATCTGTAAGCCACGCTACTGGGGTTGATGAGCTTTGTGAGTGGATCTATAAGCAACTACCAAAATCAAATTTAAAAGCTGACGCTGATGAATTTGATGAGTTTTTAGAAGATTTTAATGATAATGGTGAGTTGGATTTAGACAATAAAGCTATAGATTATGAGAATAAAAATATAAAAGTTGGTATAGTTGGCCGTGTAAATGTAGGCAAATCAAGTCTATTAAACGCACTTGTAAATGATAATCGCTCAGTAGTAAGTAGCATAGCTGGGACTACGATTGATCCTGTCAATGAGAGTTTTGTCTATGATGGTAGGGTCTTTGAATTTGTCGATACTGCTGGGATTAGAAAGCGTGGTAAAATAGAAGGGATAGAGAAATACGCCCTAAATCGCACCCAAAAAATCTTAGAAGTAGCCGATATAGCTCTGCTTGTGCTAGATGCGAGTGAGCCATTTACAGAGCTTGATGAGAGAATCGCTGGGCTAGTGGGGAAATTTGAGCTTGGTGTGATTATCGTGCTAAATAAATGGGATAAGGAGCATGATGAGTTTGATAAGGTCGCATTTGAGATTAGAGATAGATTTAAATTTCTAGCTTATGCTCCGATTATTAGTGTTTCAGCACTTGGTAAAAAGCGAATTCACAAGCTCTATCCACTCATAAAAGAGATATATCAAAACTACACTCAAAGGATTAAAACTTCAGAGCTAAACGCACTCATAGAAGAGGCTGTAAAAACCCATCCGATACCAAGAGATCATGGCAAGATTGTTAAGATTTTCTATGCGGCTCAGTTTGGATTTGCGCCACCAAAGATCGCTTTAGTGATGAATAAGCCTAGATCTTTACACTTTAGCTATAAAAGGTATTTGCTAAATAAGCTTAGAGAGAGATTTAGCTTAAATGGAACTCCAGTAGTTTTAATACCAAAAAATAAGGGCAAAAATGAGACAGACTTATAA
- a CDS encoding flagellin B, which yields MSFRINTNIAAMNAHANSVVNDRALSSSLGRLSSGLRIQTAADDASGLVIADSLKSQANSLGQAISNGNDAIGIVQTADKAMDEQIKILDTIKTKAIQAAQDGQNSDSRRALQNDISRLLEELDMIATTTSFNGQQLLNGNFSNKNFQIGAYSNETAKVSIGATNSNTIGHTRFETTNNAIFSTISTLSGVAVKLSGIDGYPNGYEFQKVDNDTFKKDGYKAVAEMMNGVSDKTGVKVKVNNTQIFGPVAAGDIKDLVINGVKIGNIKVKANDSDAALIGAINAKKDETGVEASLDNGRLVLAAKDGRSIRMGAVSTGLTTVFSAKAGASLANVSTGATGHSAGLIYLGTITFIRQDARDIKAGLNNMSIVSGMSAAAISEASIASATYNQASVNLKYMNSGTISFSMAKAMGYFDGGFSSAYSTANQAGGVNTYGGAQAMVDVAESARKTLDKLRADLGSVQNQLVATINNITVTQVNVKSAESQIRDVDFASESANFSKFNILAQSGSYAMSQANAVQQNILRLLQ from the coding sequence ATGAGTTTTAGAATAAACACCAACATAGCAGCTATGAATGCTCATGCTAACTCAGTAGTAAATGATAGAGCTCTTAGTAGCTCACTAGGTCGCCTTAGCTCTGGTCTTAGGATACAAACAGCAGCTGATGATGCCTCAGGGCTTGTTATAGCTGATAGCTTAAAATCTCAAGCAAATTCTCTAGGTCAGGCTATATCTAATGGTAATGACGCTATAGGTATAGTCCAAACAGCTGATAAGGCTATGGATGAGCAGATTAAAATACTTGATACTATTAAAACTAAAGCTATCCAAGCAGCTCAAGATGGACAAAATAGTGATTCAAGAAGAGCTTTACAAAACGATATATCAAGACTACTTGAAGAGCTTGATATGATAGCTACTACTACAAGCTTTAATGGACAACAACTATTAAATGGTAACTTCTCAAACAAAAACTTCCAAATAGGTGCTTATAGCAATGAGACTGCTAAGGTAAGCATAGGGGCTACAAATTCAAATACTATAGGGCATACGAGGTTTGAGACTACGAATAATGCGATATTTTCTACAATTTCAACACTATCTGGCGTAGCAGTTAAATTAAGCGGAATTGATGGTTATCCTAATGGTTATGAATTTCAAAAAGTAGATAATGATACATTTAAAAAAGATGGCTACAAAGCCGTAGCTGAAATGATGAATGGAGTTTCAGATAAAACTGGCGTAAAAGTTAAGGTTAATAATACGCAAATTTTTGGTCCAGTTGCAGCTGGCGATATAAAAGATTTAGTTATTAACGGAGTTAAGATTGGCAATATTAAGGTAAAAGCTAATGATAGCGACGCTGCCCTAATCGGAGCCATCAACGCTAAAAAAGATGAAACTGGAGTAGAAGCAAGTCTAGATAATGGTCGTTTAGTTTTAGCCGCCAAAGATGGTAGATCTATTAGAATGGGTGCAGTATCTACTGGATTAACAACAGTATTTAGTGCTAAAGCTGGTGCTTCACTTGCAAATGTATCGACTGGAGCTACCGGTCATAGTGCTGGTTTAATATATTTAGGAACTATTACATTTATTCGCCAAGACGCTAGAGATATTAAAGCCGGATTAAATAATATGTCTATAGTATCCGGTATGTCGGCAGCAGCTATTAGCGAGGCTTCTATTGCCAGTGCAACATATAATCAAGCTTCAGTAAATCTTAAATATATGAATTCAGGAACTATTAGTTTTTCAATGGCTAAGGCTATGGGATATTTTGATGGCGGATTTTCTAGTGCTTATAGCACAGCCAATCAAGCCGGTGGCGTAAATACTTACGGTGGAGCTCAAGCTATGGTAGATGTGGCTGAGAGTGCTAGAAAAACACTAGATAAACTAAGAGCAGACCTAGGCTCAGTCCAAAACCAATTAGTAGCTACTATTAATAATATCACAGTTACTCAAGTCAATGTCAAATCCGCTGAAAGCCAGATAAGGGATGTGGATTTTGCTAGTGAAAGTGCGAATTTCTCTAAATTCAATATCCTAGCTCAAAGTGGTAGCTATGCTATGAGCCAAGCTAATGCAGTTCAACAAAATATATTAAGATTGTTACAGTAA
- a CDS encoding phage portal protein gives MKLVYKSSFDSKQLLDDSMSDEYIDPFCDFDMLLDLYYANVYHARSIRIKSNLLSQIEIEKSNIDKFLPGGISPKYFLKVFTLNLELYGNAGIESAGNKNSFYMYNIKGNKLRLGKQGEIFQVLNSEVKKLDGFVLKYYSPKSHYYGEPDYLATLKQIMLNQKADIYNEKFFDNGARPDMAIIYENAEPSQEQLNAFKDFFGNSFKGYQNSHNTLVLFGNDIGDKDAKIRFEKLGNIEDISFEKLKKVARDEIVAAHGLPPRLLGITESSALGGSGELIGQLHQFNEIEIKPKIELIESFFDSINIKLRLKPIDVTNFKDDGEIVTSLINSGIISVHEAREILGWQKSLKGQ, from the coding sequence ATGAAACTTGTATATAAAAGTAGCTTTGATAGTAAGCAACTATTAGATGATAGCATGAGTGATGAGTATATAGATCCATTTTGTGATTTTGATATGCTTTTAGATCTATATTACGCAAATGTTTATCACGCAAGAAGCATAAGAATAAAATCAAATTTACTCTCTCAAATAGAGATAGAAAAGAGTAATATAGATAAATTTCTACCAGGCGGTATAAGCCCAAAATACTTTTTAAAAGTTTTTACTCTAAATTTAGAGCTATACGGAAATGCTGGGATTGAGAGTGCTGGGAATAAAAATAGCTTTTATATGTATAATATAAAAGGCAATAAACTAAGGCTTGGCAAGCAGGGCGAAATTTTCCAAGTTTTAAATAGTGAAGTTAAAAAGCTAGATGGATTTGTCCTTAAATACTATAGCCCCAAAAGCCACTACTATGGTGAGCCTGATTATTTAGCTACACTTAAGCAGATTATGCTAAATCAAAAAGCTGATATTTACAATGAGAAGTTTTTTGATAATGGGGCTAGACCAGATATGGCTATCATATATGAAAATGCCGAGCCTTCACAAGAGCAGCTAAATGCCTTTAAAGATTTCTTTGGAAACTCATTTAAAGGCTATCAAAACTCACATAATACTCTAGTTTTATTTGGCAATGATATAGGTGATAAAGATGCAAAAATTCGCTTTGAGAAGCTTGGAAATATAGAAGATATTAGCTTTGAGAAGCTTAAAAAAGTAGCTCGTGATGAGATAGTAGCGGCTCACGGCTTACCGCCAAGGCTTTTAGGCATTACTGAAAGCTCAGCTCTTGGGGGAAGCGGTGAACTTATAGGACAACTTCATCAGTTTAACGAGATAGAGATAAAGCCAAAAATTGAGCTTATAGAGAGTTTTTTTGATAGTATCAATATAAAGCTAAGGCTTAAACCAATTGATGTAACTAACTTTAAAGATGATGGCGAAATAGTAACAAGTCTTATAAATAGCGGTATCATAAGCGTCCATGAAGCTAGAGAGATCTTAGGCTGGCAAAAGAGCTTAAAAGGACAATAA
- a CDS encoding terminase large subunit domain-containing protein, translating to MKYTKEFKEECVNLLKSGVSALALSKQTGVSRPTLASWLKAYEKENFSIENAIKFTKAKIGELSKKPNPSTDEVVMMSELVSALAKLENGVKKVKSIKPRPVINMNSPTANELKKRILDHGGLFNYQRQFLNSNDTFRIVLKSRQIGFSYVSSADALIGAVAGRNQLFLSASEEQALILMRYMRSWAKEYGINFAKDSEHEVVLDNGAYIKSLANNFRTVQGFTGDIWMDEFAWYPNPKRIWHAFVPSIGVIKGRLTILSTPFEEHSLFHELYSDESKYYMFKRFCVNIYRAIDDGLDFDLETMRDLFDADTWASAYECQFVDDESSLLSISLIKSCVDDKAAYFTPKSSETIYAGFDVGRVNDRSTLAGVILENGVYKTAMMDVLAKAKFEEQKEHLNAFLKTYPLSVLKIDKTGIGMNLAENMHSKFKSRVSGVWFSNTRKEEMALNLKKAFEDKLIKIPNDPLLIADIHAIKRTIGAKSFKYDAKRNEYGHADRFWALALALSHISIVRSKKGGGALII from the coding sequence ATGAAATATACAAAAGAGTTTAAAGAAGAGTGCGTAAATTTGCTTAAAAGTGGGGTTTCGGCTCTAGCGCTTTCAAAACAGACAGGAGTTAGCCGTCCCACACTAGCTAGTTGGCTAAAGGCTTATGAAAAAGAGAATTTTAGCATAGAAAATGCTATTAAATTTACTAAAGCCAAAATTGGAGAGCTAAGCAAAAAGCCTAACCCATCAACCGATGAAGTTGTAATGATGAGTGAGCTAGTTTCTGCTTTAGCTAAGCTTGAAAATGGCGTAAAAAAGGTAAAAAGCATAAAACCACGCCCAGTTATAAATATGAACTCACCAACTGCTAATGAGCTAAAAAAACGCATTTTAGACCATGGCGGTCTTTTTAACTACCAGCGTCAATTTTTAAACTCAAATGATACCTTTAGAATAGTGCTAAAAAGCCGCCAAATAGGCTTTTCTTATGTTAGCTCAGCTGATGCACTAATTGGCGCAGTAGCTGGGCGTAATCAGCTATTTTTATCTGCTAGTGAAGAACAAGCTTTAATCTTGATGAGATATATGCGAAGCTGGGCTAAGGAGTATGGCATAAATTTTGCTAAAGATAGCGAACACGAAGTAGTGCTGGATAACGGCGCATATATAAAATCTCTAGCTAATAACTTTAGAACCGTTCAGGGCTTTACTGGTGATATCTGGATGGATGAGTTTGCCTGGTATCCAAACCCTAAGAGAATTTGGCACGCATTTGTCCCTAGTATCGGAGTTATAAAAGGCCGATTAACCATACTTTCAACGCCATTTGAAGAGCATAGCCTTTTTCATGAGCTTTACAGTGATGAGAGCAAATACTATATGTTTAAACGCTTTTGCGTAAATATCTATAGAGCTATAGATGATGGGCTAGACTTTGATCTTGAGACTATGAGAGATCTCTTTGATGCTGATACCTGGGCGAGTGCTTATGAGTGTCAGTTTGTAGATGATGAGAGTAGTCTGCTTTCAATATCGCTTATAAAATCTTGCGTAGATGACAAAGCCGCTTACTTCACGCCAAAAAGTAGTGAGACAATTTATGCTGGATTTGATGTAGGTAGGGTAAATGACCGCTCAACCTTAGCTGGAGTTATCTTAGAAAATGGAGTGTATAAAACTGCTATGATGGATGTGCTAGCTAAGGCTAAATTTGAAGAGCAAAAAGAGCATTTAAATGCCTTTTTAAAGACATATCCGCTTAGCGTTTTAAAGATAGACAAAACTGGTATTGGTATGAATTTAGCTGAGAATATGCATAGTAAATTTAAAAGTAGAGTAAGTGGCGTGTGGTTTTCTAACACTAGAAAAGAAGAGATGGCGCTAAATTTAAAAAAAGCCTTTGAAGATAAGCTCATCAAGATACCAAATGATCCACTTTTAATAGCTGATATCCACGCTATAAAGCGAACTATAGGGGCTAAAAGCTTTAAATACGATGCTAAAAGAAATGAATACGGACACGCTGATCGCTTCTGGGCTTTAGCCTTAGCCCTATCTCACATTAGCATAGTAAGAAGCAAAAAAGGCGGCGGAGCATTGATTATATAA
- a CDS encoding HK97 gp10 family phage protein, which translates to MNIIYKKFLFRVGTETANEAKTIAPYKTGNLKKDIKVISYSHKKVVVGNTKLAPYAKFVYFSTKPHMIKVKKARALANKKSGVVFGKKVNHPGTKANAYLKNAFDNYIRSEGFTRAKSALVRDIKQGIITDIKKGFK; encoded by the coding sequence ATGAATATAATTTACAAAAAATTTCTATTTAGAGTTGGCACTGAGACGGCAAATGAAGCTAAAACTATAGCTCCATATAAAACAGGCAATCTAAAAAAAGATATAAAAGTCATTAGCTATAGCCATAAAAAAGTAGTAGTAGGCAATACAAAACTCGCACCATATGCTAAATTTGTATATTTTAGCACTAAGCCACATATGATTAAGGTTAAAAAAGCTAGGGCTCTAGCAAATAAAAAATCTGGCGTAGTCTTTGGTAAGAAGGTAAATCACCCAGGCACAAAGGCTAATGCGTATCTAAAAAACGCTTTTGATAATTATATAAGAAGCGAGGGATTTACAAGGGCAAAATCCGCCCTTGTAAGAGATATAAAACAAGGCATCATAACTGATATTAAAAAGGGCTTTAAATAG
- a CDS encoding Panacea domain-containing protein: MKALEVAKYVVTKCKKEECPISNLQLQKILYYIQHDFLKKNNKPLFDDDFEAWKFGPVVPSVYYEYSYLGALKIYEEYDNYDKIIQNLGDNISLIDSTVCKKRNMDPWTLVSETHAKGKAWDIIFKDGAGFGDVIPKQQIKDNAF, translated from the coding sequence ATGAAAGCGTTAGAGGTAGCAAAATATGTTGTAACAAAATGCAAAAAAGAAGAGTGCCCTATTAGTAACTTACAGCTTCAAAAAATACTCTATTATATACAGCATGATTTTTTAAAAAAAAATAACAAACCACTATTTGATGATGATTTTGAAGCTTGGAAATTTGGACCGGTTGTACCTAGCGTCTATTATGAGTACTCATATTTGGGGGCATTAAAAATTTATGAAGAATATGACAATTACGATAAAATAATACAGAATTTAGGTGATAATATTTCACTAATAGACAGTACTGTCTGCAAAAAACGCAATATGGATCCTTGGACGCTAGTTAGCGAGACGCACGCGAAAGGTAAGGCATGGGATATTATTTTTAAAGATGGTGCTGGATTTGGAGATGTGATACCAAAACAGCAGATAAAAGATAATGCTTTCTGA